Genomic DNA from Acidimicrobiales bacterium:
CTTCCTCTTCACCCATGCCACCCGGGAGGCCTTCACCTGCCGCTTCCGCTGGGAGCCCGGCTCCCTCGCCATGTGGGACAACCGCAGCGTCCAGCACTACGCGCTGCACGACTACAAGGGCCACCGACGCCACATGCGCCGCATCACCGTCAAGGGCGACCGCCCGATCTGATCGTCACCGCCACGGCGTCGTGGTCGGACAACACGGTGCCGGCGGGCCCGACCGCCGGCACGATGGCAGGAGCCTCGACCTCCACCCCTCGCACGAGGATCCAGTCCAGGTGCATGAGGGGCGGCTTCGGCGATCCCGACGGCCCCGTGCGCTGCGTGGTGGCCCGGACGTTGGCGTCCTGCCAGCGATAGCCGTGGCGGGCGGCGACCCCGAACAGGGGCTCGTGGGACACGGGATCGACGAAGCGGTCAGGAGCCTCGACTGCCAACCCACGACGCAGGGCCGAGCTGTACATCTCCAGCGCCGCCGCCGAGAACGTGTTGAGGTCGCCGCCCACCACCACCGGACGATCGCCTGCATAGCCATCGACGGCCGTCAGCAGGCTCGCCATCTGGGCGGCTCGCCCGTCGGGGTCGCCGTGGCTCTCGAGGTGCACCGACACCACCACCAGCTCCTCCGTCCCCCACGGCACCGTCGCCACCACCGCCATGCGCCCACCCACCCGCGGCTCGGCTCGCCACGCCTCGGTGAACCAGGCCCCTCCAGTGTCGAAGCGCACGAGGATGGGGCGCCGCAGCTCCAGCGCCGAGAGCACCGCGGCACCGTGGAGGCCCCGTTCGTTGCGCTGACCGGCCAGCTCCTCGCGCTCGTCGCGGCCCCCGAGACCGAGCTCGACGAACTCGACGCCGAAGGCGTAGCCGTGGCCCAGGGCGTCGGCGATGACCGAAGGGGTGTGACGTTGCCCACTGCGGGCCATCCCCACGTCGAGCTCGGTGAGCAGCGCCACCTGGGCACCGGTGCCGGCGATGACCTCAGCGACAGCCTCGGGGTGCCGGCCCCGCTCCACGTTCCATGCGACCACCCGCAACCGCTCCACCGCCGTCGCCGGGGCTTCGGCGCCGCGCACCTCGACGGCCCGCAACGCGCCGAGGTGCTGGAGGGCGTGGGCGTGCACTGCGGCGTCGCCGAAGGCCCGAGCAAGCCGGTCTCGCTCGGCCGCAGGGACGTCCGGCAGCGGTGACACGACCTCGTCGTGCACCACCGCTGCCGGCTCGGTCATCCCTCAGGTCCTACGACACCTCGACGATGGTGAACATGCCCTTGAAGAAGTGGGGCTGGCCGTCGGCTGCGCTGACGAAGCAAGCGATCCCGTA
This window encodes:
- a CDS encoding endonuclease/exonuclease/phosphatase family protein, whose translation is MTEPAAVVHDEVVSPLPDVPAAERDRLARAFGDAAVHAHALQHLGALRAVEVRGAEAPATAVERLRVVAWNVERGRHPEAVAEVIAGTGAQVALLTELDVGMARSGQRHTPSVIADALGHGYAFGVEFVELGLGGRDEREELAGQRNERGLHGAAVLSALELRRPILVRFDTGGAWFTEAWRAEPRVGGRMAVVATVPWGTEELVVVSVHLESHGDPDGRAAQMASLLTAVDGYAGDRPVVVGGDLNTFSAAALEMYSSALRRGLAVEAPDRFVDPVSHEPLFGVAARHGYRWQDANVRATTQRTGPSGSPKPPLMHLDWILVRGVEVEAPAIVPAVGPAGTVLSDHDAVAVTIRSGGRP